CTTCTGTTTTATATTCCAACAATCTTAGATTCTTTTTCTTACTAAGCAGTGTCAGCGCATCGTCATCAAAAGCTGGTGCTAAAATGATTTCTAAAAAGATGGCGGATAGTTTTTGTGCGACTTCTAAAGTGACACTGTGATTAAATGCCACGATTCCACCAAAGATACTGACGGGATCGCCTGCATAAGCTTTATCAAACGCTTCATTCACATCCTTCCCACATGCTATGGCACAGGGGTTCATGTGTTTCACCGCAACACAGACACAATCATGTTTAAATTCTTCTACCATATTTAAGGCAGCATTTCCATCTTGAATGTTATTATAGGATAATGCTTTCCCATGCAATTGTTTTGCACTGGCCAAAGCATAGCTTTCTGTGTGTGCACTTGCGTAAAACTGAGCATCTTGATGTGGATTTTCTCCATATCGTAAGGATGCGTTTAACTCATATCCAAGGGTCAATGGGGATGTGACGGGTTCTTCACACTGTTCATTCAGATACGCTGCAATCAATGTGTCATAATAGGCAGTACTTGCATAGACCTTGGTCGCAAGATGGCGTCTAAAGGATTCAGTCGTGTTTTGATGCATCGAAATTTCTTCTAAAACACGGGTGTAATCGTGGGGATCAATGATGACGGTGACATCTCTAAAGTTTTTCGCAGCACTTCTGAGCATTGAAGGGCCCCCAATGTCAATTTGTTCAACCGCTTCTTCTAAGACCACCCCTTCTTTAGCGATGGTTTCTTTAAACGGATATAGGTTAACTGCCACAAGGTCGATGGGTTTAATGCCATGTTTTTCCAT
This DNA window, taken from Erysipelothrix larvae, encodes the following:
- the purH gene encoding bifunctional phosphoribosylaminoimidazolecarboxamide formyltransferase/IMP cyclohydrolase, which codes for MKRALLSVSNRSGLVEFAQGLLSQDYEIIATGSTKQYLEDHGLTGLLSVEDVTGFEEMMDGRVKTLHPLIHGGLLGLRDNPSHIKAMEKHGIKPIDLVAVNLYPFKETIAKEGVVLEEAVEQIDIGGPSMLRSAAKNFRDVTVIIDPHDYTRVLEEISMHQNTTESFRRHLATKVYASTAYYDTLIAAYLNEQCEEPVTSPLTLGYELNASLRYGENPHQDAQFYASAHTESYALASAKQLHGKALSYNNIQDGNAALNMVEEFKHDCVCVAVKHMNPCAIACGKDVNEAFDKAYAGDPVSIFGGIVAFNHSVTLEVAQKLSAIFLEIILAPAFDDDALTLLSKKKNLRLLEYKTEGPLANHEFKSVNGGLLVQARDTHAPTPDSIQCVTQTPLDPHDLNSVLFAQKVVKHVKSNAIVVVNGTQTVGIGAGQMNRVGAAQIALNQAGEKAKGAVLASDAFFPMRDTVDLAAQYGIKTIIQPGGSIKDQESIDACNEAQIAMVITGERHFKH